A window from Mycolicibacterium tokaiense encodes these proteins:
- a CDS encoding Hsp20/alpha crystallin family protein yields the protein MGNLAVQQHRSFWPELTDFFSGLPAWSNLRPTLAGHLIKVEDEVKDGNYQLQAELPGMDPDKDVEITVRNGVLTIKAERSEKKESNGRSEFSYGSFMRSVTLPAGADDEGIKAGYDKGILTVTVPLKESPIPEKHVTIESSK from the coding sequence ATGGGCAATCTTGCTGTTCAGCAACACCGCTCGTTCTGGCCCGAGCTCACCGACTTCTTCTCCGGCCTGCCGGCGTGGTCGAACCTGCGACCGACTCTCGCCGGCCACCTCATCAAGGTCGAGGACGAGGTCAAAGACGGCAATTACCAACTGCAGGCCGAGCTCCCCGGAATGGACCCCGACAAGGATGTCGAGATCACGGTACGCAACGGTGTGCTCACCATCAAAGCGGAGCGAAGTGAGAAGAAGGAATCCAACGGCCGGTCGGAGTTCTCCTACGGTTCCTTCATGCGGTCTGTGACGCTGCCGGCCGGCGCCGACGACGAGGGCATCAAGGCCGGCTACGACAAAGGCATTCTGACCGTGACGGTACCGCTGAAGGAATCCCCGATTCCCGAGAAGCACGTCACCATCGAATCGTCGAAGTGA
- a CDS encoding DUF1876 domain-containing protein, producing MHLSTDEEDGRTTATARLHWAERTVVGHGVARCNPSDRDVADIGAELAAARALSDLAGQLLDVTRHHIEATTNAPVHGLR from the coding sequence GTGCATCTCAGCACCGACGAAGAGGATGGGCGCACCACCGCAACCGCCCGCCTGCACTGGGCGGAGCGAACCGTGGTGGGTCACGGTGTGGCGCGCTGCAACCCCTCCGATCGCGACGTCGCGGACATCGGCGCCGAACTCGCTGCTGCGCGGGCGCTGTCGGATCTCGCCGGACAGTTGCTTGATGTCACGCGGCACCACATCGAGGCCACCACCAATGCGCCCGTCCACGGATTGCGCTGA
- a CDS encoding erythromycin esterase family protein — translation MTRTTDPTTRGEPRRVFQDRREAGRILAGLLTAYRDRTDVVVLGLARGGVPVAWEVAAALRAPLDAFIVRKLGAPGHEEFAIGALARGGRVVVNDDVIRALRITPQQLRDVSEREARELLRREAAYRGERPPADVAGKTVILVDDGLATGSSMFAAVQALRDDDPAELVVAVPVAPESTCRALAEVVDDVVCASMPTPFNAVGQSFWDFRQVSDDEVRRLLATPTTGASTAERLLTRTPAHAVADCAVDAPNGVPPTEALEELIGDARIVLIGESSHGTYEFYAARAAVTKWLIEHKGFSAVAAEADWPDAYRVNRYVRGLGSDRSSEQALRGFERFPAWMWRNTEVRDFVDWLHRHNMHCRAAGTGLTGFYGLDLYSLHRSMQEVVRYLENVDPVAAERARSRYACFDRTAGDDGQTYGFAAAFGAGLSCEKEVVAQLTDMHHNALEFVRHDGMLAQDELFYATQNALTVRNAEHYYRAMFGGRVTSWNLRDRHMGQTLQALMTHLERNGGTQTPRIVVWAHNSHVGDARATEVSADGQLTLGQLAREAYGDDVRLIGMTTYSGTVTAASEWGGPAERKAVRPALNGSVEELFHETGREAFLISPRISRAADEPLATVRLGRAIGVIYQPATERQSHYYHVRSSDQFDAIIHIDRTCALEPLETTSRWTAGETPETYPSGL, via the coding sequence ATGACACGCACCACAGACCCCACCACCCGCGGTGAACCACGAAGGGTTTTTCAGGACCGGCGGGAAGCCGGTCGCATTCTGGCGGGCCTGCTCACTGCATATCGCGACCGAACCGACGTGGTGGTCCTCGGCCTCGCGCGAGGGGGTGTTCCGGTCGCGTGGGAAGTGGCGGCGGCGCTCCGGGCGCCCCTGGACGCATTCATCGTGCGCAAACTGGGAGCCCCCGGTCACGAGGAATTCGCCATCGGCGCGCTGGCCCGGGGTGGGCGGGTGGTGGTCAACGATGACGTGATCCGTGCTCTGCGGATCACCCCGCAGCAACTGCGGGATGTCTCCGAGCGCGAGGCCCGCGAACTGTTGCGGCGGGAGGCCGCGTACCGCGGCGAACGACCACCTGCCGACGTGGCAGGCAAGACGGTCATTCTCGTCGACGACGGACTGGCGACGGGATCCAGCATGTTCGCCGCAGTTCAGGCTCTCCGCGATGACGACCCGGCCGAGCTCGTGGTGGCGGTCCCCGTTGCTCCCGAGTCGACCTGCCGGGCACTCGCCGAGGTGGTCGACGACGTGGTGTGTGCCAGCATGCCGACCCCGTTCAACGCCGTCGGCCAATCGTTCTGGGACTTTCGGCAGGTCAGCGATGACGAGGTGCGGCGACTGCTGGCCACCCCCACCACGGGGGCCTCGACAGCCGAACGACTCCTCACCCGGACCCCCGCACACGCCGTCGCCGACTGTGCTGTGGACGCACCCAACGGGGTGCCTCCCACCGAGGCCCTGGAAGAACTCATCGGCGATGCCCGTATCGTCCTCATCGGTGAGAGCTCTCACGGGACCTACGAATTCTATGCCGCACGCGCTGCCGTCACGAAGTGGCTGATCGAGCACAAAGGCTTCAGCGCCGTTGCGGCCGAGGCGGATTGGCCAGACGCCTATCGGGTCAACCGATACGTGCGGGGCCTGGGCTCCGACCGTTCGTCCGAACAGGCGCTGCGCGGCTTCGAGCGATTCCCGGCGTGGATGTGGCGCAACACGGAGGTGCGGGATTTCGTCGACTGGCTGCACCGGCACAACATGCACTGCCGAGCCGCCGGTACGGGACTGACCGGGTTCTACGGATTGGACCTCTACAGCCTCCACAGGTCGATGCAGGAGGTGGTCCGGTACCTCGAGAACGTGGATCCCGTTGCTGCGGAAAGGGCTCGTTCGCGATACGCCTGCTTCGATCGCACCGCCGGTGATGACGGCCAGACGTACGGATTCGCTGCGGCGTTCGGCGCCGGGCTGTCGTGCGAGAAGGAGGTTGTCGCCCAACTGACCGACATGCACCACAACGCTCTCGAATTTGTACGCCATGATGGCATGTTGGCTCAGGACGAACTGTTCTACGCCACCCAGAACGCGCTGACGGTCCGCAACGCGGAGCACTACTACCGTGCGATGTTCGGCGGACGGGTGACCTCGTGGAACCTACGCGATCGACACATGGGCCAGACGCTGCAGGCTCTGATGACCCACCTGGAGCGCAACGGCGGCACTCAGACACCCCGAATCGTCGTATGGGCCCACAATTCCCACGTCGGTGACGCCAGGGCCACCGAAGTATCCGCCGACGGCCAACTCACGCTCGGCCAGCTGGCCCGAGAGGCGTACGGAGACGACGTCCGTCTGATCGGTATGACGACCTACTCCGGGACCGTGACTGCGGCCAGCGAATGGGGCGGACCGGCCGAGCGGAAAGCCGTCCGGCCGGCGCTCAACGGCAGCGTGGAGGAGCTTTTCCACGAAACGGGGCGGGAGGCCTTTCTGATCTCTCCCAGAATCAGTCGAGCGGCCGACGAACCTTTGGCGACGGTGCGGCTCGGACGGGCGATCGGTGTCATCTATCAGCCTGCAACGGAACGACAGAGCCACTACTACCATGTTCGTTCCAGCGACCAGTTCGATGCCATCATCCACATCGACCGGACCTGCGCCCTGGAACCCCTCGAAACGACCAGCCGTTGGACCGCCGGTGAGACGCCCGAAACCTACCCGTCCGGTCTGTGA
- a CDS encoding 1-phosphofructokinase family hexose kinase, translating to MSPAPGSVVTLTMNPALDITTETETVRCTEKMRCGTARYDPGGGGINVARVIQALGGTATAVFPAGGTAGTHILELLRRRDSPTWPVWIDRPTRESFTVNELSTGKQYRFVLPGPAMTADDQERCLNALRGAAEGARYVVASGSLAPGLSPDLYQQVAELCATLGVSLILDTSGRGLRNIRSNVFLLKASVREIEDLMGRELPDDQTRVTAAREIIDRGITRMVLMSCGAAGALLVRADRAQRFAAVPVTGRSGVGAGDAMVAAVVTGLSRDWSMEESMRLGIAAGAAMTLTPGTEVCRIEDVERLFDTAPHPEAIEVQRRTPAS from the coding sequence GTGAGCCCAGCACCTGGTTCAGTCGTCACGCTGACCATGAATCCCGCACTCGACATCACCACCGAGACCGAGACCGTCCGATGCACGGAGAAGATGCGTTGCGGCACAGCGCGTTATGACCCCGGCGGTGGAGGCATCAACGTGGCCCGGGTGATACAGGCGCTGGGCGGTACCGCCACGGCCGTGTTCCCGGCGGGTGGCACCGCTGGGACCCACATTCTCGAGTTGCTCCGCCGGCGCGACTCCCCGACGTGGCCGGTGTGGATCGACCGCCCGACCAGGGAGAGCTTCACCGTCAACGAACTGTCGACCGGCAAACAGTACCGGTTCGTCCTGCCCGGACCCGCCATGACCGCCGATGACCAGGAACGTTGCCTGAACGCTCTCCGCGGAGCGGCGGAAGGTGCGAGGTACGTGGTGGCAAGCGGCAGCTTGGCACCCGGACTGTCGCCGGACCTGTATCAGCAGGTGGCGGAGCTCTGTGCGACGCTCGGAGTGTCACTGATCCTCGACACCTCCGGGCGGGGCCTGAGGAACATCCGGTCGAATGTATTCCTGCTCAAGGCCAGTGTGCGGGAGATCGAGGATCTCATGGGTCGCGAACTGCCGGACGATCAGACGCGGGTGACGGCGGCGCGCGAGATCATCGACCGGGGTATCACCCGGATGGTCCTGATGTCCTGCGGCGCGGCGGGTGCCCTGCTGGTCCGCGCCGACCGCGCACAGAGATTTGCTGCAGTCCCTGTCACCGGCCGCAGCGGTGTGGGAGCGGGCGATGCCATGGTGGCCGCGGTGGTCACCGGCCTGAGCCGCGACTGGTCCATGGAGGAGTCGATGCGCCTCGGCATCGCCGCGGGAGCCGCCATGACACTGACACCCGGTACCGAGGTGTGCCGAATCGAAGACGTCGAGCGCCTCTTCGACACCGCGCCGCATCCGGAGGCCATCGAAGTGCAACGCCGAACACCCGCGAGCTGA
- a CDS encoding WS/DGAT/MGAT family O-acyltransferase: MTASAVIVGDMEQLSALDAGFLEAEDADPHISLAIGGIAILDGPVEPQDVLVASLTDRLAAIPRFTQVLRVHTLKYKAPQWETDPNFDILRHVRRVAVPAPGDDGALFDLAADIMAHRLDREHPLWECWIIEGLEHDRWAILMKLHHCIADGIAATNTLAALFDDGSAATFADQIHGAGPAHDTLQCNDKDPYPVRLLRSAWQTTTGLPRQLIRAGSGALWLTAEIVRPSKSSLTGPLGSLRRYRAVRVPLPDIEQICAAFEVTVNDVALAAVTDGFRSVLLSRHESPGQAPIRSLVPISTRRLDALGSIDNRVSAMLAHLPVDIDDPVLRLAEVHRRLSVGKHGGQPQATAMLMQVSRFVPFALSGWLVRLLTAMPQRGVVTLTTNVPGPRDRHTLNGHTVQHLLPMPPIGLGLRTGVAMLTYADELAFGVTADWDTSPDLDLFTTRLQRAIDHLVAASHLATIPTDVTKRYVTDRRRRSAAHRRPSPPASNTGKGTRG, translated from the coding sequence ATGACCGCATCCGCAGTGATAGTGGGGGACATGGAGCAGTTGTCTGCCCTCGACGCAGGATTCCTCGAAGCCGAGGACGCAGATCCACACATCAGCCTCGCCATCGGCGGGATCGCCATCCTGGACGGGCCCGTAGAACCGCAGGATGTGCTCGTCGCGTCGCTGACCGACCGTCTGGCTGCCATTCCCCGATTCACCCAGGTGCTGCGTGTGCACACCCTGAAGTACAAAGCGCCGCAGTGGGAAACAGATCCGAACTTCGACATTCTCCGCCACGTCCGGCGCGTCGCTGTTCCCGCCCCGGGGGATGACGGCGCACTGTTCGATCTCGCGGCCGACATCATGGCGCACAGGTTGGATCGGGAACACCCGTTGTGGGAATGCTGGATCATCGAGGGGTTGGAACACGATCGCTGGGCCATCCTGATGAAGCTGCACCACTGCATCGCCGACGGCATTGCCGCCACGAACACCCTGGCTGCACTGTTCGACGACGGTTCAGCGGCAACGTTCGCCGACCAGATCCACGGTGCGGGTCCCGCGCACGACACCCTTCAATGCAACGACAAGGATCCGTACCCGGTTCGGCTGCTCCGCTCGGCATGGCAGACGACTACCGGACTCCCTCGCCAACTGATCCGCGCGGGCTCTGGAGCACTGTGGTTGACGGCTGAGATCGTGCGCCCGTCGAAGTCCTCCCTCACCGGTCCCCTCGGTTCCCTGCGACGGTATCGAGCGGTGCGGGTGCCGCTGCCCGATATCGAGCAAATATGCGCGGCGTTCGAGGTGACCGTCAACGACGTTGCGCTGGCAGCTGTCACCGACGGCTTTCGCTCAGTTCTGCTGAGTCGCCACGAATCACCCGGACAAGCGCCCATCCGCAGCCTGGTTCCCATATCGACCCGGCGCCTCGATGCCCTGGGCAGCATCGACAATCGGGTCTCAGCGATGTTGGCGCATCTGCCTGTCGACATCGACGACCCGGTTCTGCGGCTGGCCGAGGTGCACCGGCGCCTGTCGGTGGGCAAGCACGGTGGACAGCCACAGGCCACCGCCATGTTGATGCAGGTGTCCCGGTTCGTTCCGTTCGCCTTGTCGGGATGGTTGGTGCGACTGCTGACCGCGATGCCGCAGCGCGGCGTCGTCACGTTGACCACCAACGTCCCCGGTCCGCGCGATCGTCACACCCTCAACGGGCACACAGTGCAACACCTGCTGCCTATGCCACCCATCGGTCTGGGGCTTCGGACGGGCGTGGCCATGCTCACGTATGCCGACGAGTTGGCATTCGGAGTCACCGCCGACTGGGACACCAGCCCGGACCTCGACCTCTTCACCACACGCCTGCAGCGGGCCATCGATCACCTCGTGGCCGCCAGCCACCTCGCGACTATCCCGACCGATGTGACGAAGCGGTATGTCACCGATCGCCGTCGCCGCAGCGCGGCTCACCGTCGGCCCTCACCACCAGCATCGAACACCGGTAAGGGCACCCGTGGATGA
- a CDS encoding universal stress protein — translation MSATGRPVVVGFDGSPGSRAALKWARAQANWQLSDLLVVRVIGAAERRTGRLLELSDPEDVTDVGDPVEVLLDRSMQASMLCIGAGGRGMGYALGPTATALARRAACTVAVIRPDIDETDGVVSVVLNDESDNDVVVCQAMNQGRIRGMTVRQIDRRIDSWIRRFPDVSVELVSADRGVAQHRSEVRPTRLAVVSGRHLDLGESGHPADSLIHGCPYRCSMLVVRADGEPRCGDGDR, via the coding sequence GTGAGTGCCACCGGCCGGCCGGTAGTGGTCGGTTTCGACGGATCACCCGGTTCGCGTGCCGCCTTGAAATGGGCGAGAGCGCAAGCGAATTGGCAACTCAGCGACCTGCTGGTGGTTCGTGTCATCGGTGCCGCAGAGAGGCGGACGGGCCGGCTGCTGGAGCTGTCGGATCCGGAGGATGTCACCGATGTCGGGGATCCGGTGGAGGTGCTGCTGGACCGGTCCATGCAGGCCTCGATGCTCTGCATCGGCGCCGGTGGCCGAGGTATGGGATACGCCCTGGGCCCGACAGCGACAGCACTGGCCCGACGTGCTGCGTGCACCGTGGCGGTCATCAGACCGGATATCGATGAAACCGACGGTGTGGTTTCGGTGGTGCTGAACGACGAATCGGACAATGACGTGGTGGTCTGCCAGGCCATGAATCAGGGCCGCATACGCGGTATGACCGTCCGCCAGATCGATCGCAGAATCGACAGCTGGATACGTCGATTCCCGGACGTATCCGTGGAATTGGTCTCCGCAGACCGCGGTGTGGCCCAGCACCGCAGTGAGGTGAGACCGACCCGGCTGGCTGTGGTGAGCGGACGTCACCTGGATCTCGGTGAGTCCGGCCACCCGGCTGATTCCCTCATCCACGGGTGCCCTTACCGGTGTTCGATGCTGGTGGTGAGGGCCGACGGTGAGCCGCGCTGCGGCGACGGCGATCGGTGA
- the otsB gene encoding trehalose-phosphatase, protein MVTIDPRRHDAVVLEVTNAAAAATFVQDLCWTGLTVGSLRDHPSAPVERTVVVSDSPEILAAGRSRGCALVIGVCDDGAADELLQYADSVVGDLTEIDIRTGDVPAGRLPDALSSRVALFPLLARRKPLVCLDFDGTLSSIVADPGSATLIDGAAETLEHLASLCSVAVVSGRDLDDVRSRVGVPGLWYAGSHGMELAGPDGQTYRPPVAAVAEHKLAEAAAQLQVRLAHVAGALVEAKRYSVAVHYRAVERCHHHEVLELAAVCARQLGLRQVHGRKVVDLRCDLDWTKGTAVRWMCSRLPSRERVLPIYIGDDLTDEDAFDAVQMSGVAVLVCHNEDDGRRTAARFTVGGPTEVYAFLRLLADWLEQSQHTDSAWTFGFDGYDPTAERLREALCAVGNGYVASRAAAPECRAGSLHYPGTYVAGIFNRLDDRVGGQSTQHESAVNLPNWLRLTFRIENGPWFDIDSVSVLSYRLSFDLRAAVVRRELIFRDAAGRETSVEQDLFVSMHDAHLAVLTTRLSPQNWSGTVEFRSTIDTDVRNGAVERYRELNSVHLAQIRAESGDDDIAVTVVKTTQSGVTVALATRTFISDDVGPCRRHVVREAREVGHCFAAEVTADRAVSVDKVVCIVTSRDVAVSDPADHAVRALKRLVDPRDLRRAHELRWDHLWERMLIEFDGHAEQLRVLRLHLLHLLQTVSPNTADSDAGVPARGLAGEAYRGHVFWDELFILPVLNLRFPAITASALRYRYRRLGEARQAARNSGYAGAMFPWQSGSDGREESPRMHLNPRSGHWNPDPSHRAHHVGIAVAYNVWQYYQTTADVAYLIDFGAEMLVEIARFWVSRTSYDVGRKRYCINGVIGPDEFHTGSAEHPFEGINNNAYTNVMAVWVIIRAGEALDLLPLPARLDLRERLGITDSELLRWDDVSRNIFVPFHEEMISQFEGYENLQELDWTSYRTRYDNIGRLDRILEAEGDDVNRYRAAKQADVLMLLYLLSSDELREILGRLRYRLDPDRIPAMVDYYLARTSHGSTLSAVVNTWVLARANRDRALDFFDQVLASDVADIQGGTTAEGIHLAAMAGSVDLVQRCFTGLETRCDRLVLSPSWPKTEPPLAVSLHYRGQHLHVRVSGRGAQVSAEFRPDAVPVLIECRGRVASLMPGQTLTFEA, encoded by the coding sequence GTGGTCACCATCGATCCGCGCCGACACGACGCGGTGGTTCTGGAGGTGACGAACGCGGCTGCCGCCGCCACCTTCGTGCAGGACCTGTGCTGGACCGGTCTGACGGTGGGCTCGTTGCGCGATCACCCGTCCGCTCCGGTCGAACGCACCGTCGTGGTCAGCGACTCACCCGAGATCCTGGCGGCCGGCCGGTCACGGGGGTGTGCACTGGTGATCGGCGTGTGCGACGACGGCGCAGCCGACGAGTTGCTGCAGTACGCCGACTCCGTCGTCGGTGACCTCACCGAGATCGACATCCGCACCGGCGACGTCCCCGCCGGGCGGCTGCCGGACGCCCTGTCGTCGCGGGTGGCACTGTTCCCCCTCCTCGCACGCCGAAAGCCGCTGGTCTGCTTGGATTTCGACGGAACGTTGTCGTCCATCGTGGCGGACCCCGGCTCGGCCACCCTGATCGACGGGGCCGCCGAGACGCTCGAACATCTCGCGTCGCTGTGCTCCGTGGCAGTGGTGAGTGGGCGCGATCTCGACGATGTGCGTTCACGCGTCGGTGTTCCCGGTCTCTGGTATGCAGGCAGCCACGGTATGGAGTTGGCCGGTCCCGACGGTCAGACCTACCGGCCACCCGTGGCGGCTGTCGCCGAGCACAAGCTGGCAGAGGCAGCTGCGCAGCTTCAGGTCCGCTTGGCCCACGTTGCCGGAGCGTTGGTCGAAGCCAAGAGGTACTCCGTTGCCGTGCACTACCGCGCCGTCGAGCGATGTCACCACCACGAGGTGCTGGAGTTGGCGGCGGTGTGCGCGCGGCAGCTGGGGTTGCGCCAGGTACACGGACGTAAGGTCGTCGATCTGCGCTGCGATCTGGACTGGACCAAAGGTACTGCGGTGCGCTGGATGTGCAGCCGTCTGCCCTCCCGCGAACGCGTCCTGCCGATCTACATCGGCGATGACCTCACCGACGAGGACGCTTTCGACGCGGTACAGATGAGCGGAGTCGCGGTACTCGTGTGCCACAACGAAGACGATGGACGTCGGACGGCAGCGCGGTTCACCGTCGGTGGGCCGACTGAGGTGTACGCGTTCCTCCGATTGCTCGCCGACTGGCTGGAGCAGTCCCAACACACAGACTCGGCGTGGACCTTCGGATTCGACGGCTACGATCCCACCGCCGAGCGGCTCCGCGAAGCCTTGTGCGCCGTCGGAAACGGCTATGTGGCCTCGCGCGCGGCTGCGCCCGAATGCCGCGCCGGCAGTCTGCACTACCCGGGAACCTATGTCGCCGGCATCTTCAACCGGCTCGACGACAGGGTGGGTGGGCAGTCCACGCAGCACGAGAGCGCGGTCAACCTGCCCAACTGGTTGCGATTGACGTTCCGCATCGAAAACGGGCCGTGGTTCGACATCGACAGTGTGTCGGTGTTGTCCTACCGCCTGAGTTTTGATCTCCGTGCCGCGGTGGTGCGCAGGGAACTGATATTCCGCGACGCCGCGGGTCGAGAGACCTCGGTGGAGCAGGACCTCTTCGTCTCGATGCATGACGCTCACCTCGCGGTCCTGACGACGCGGTTGTCGCCCCAGAATTGGTCTGGCACAGTGGAATTCCGATCGACGATTGACACTGATGTGCGCAACGGTGCCGTCGAGCGCTATCGAGAACTCAATAGTGTGCATCTCGCGCAGATTCGTGCCGAGTCCGGTGACGACGACATCGCCGTCACGGTGGTCAAGACCACGCAGTCCGGGGTGACCGTGGCGCTGGCCACCCGGACCTTCATCAGCGACGACGTGGGGCCGTGCAGACGTCATGTCGTCCGCGAGGCACGCGAAGTCGGGCACTGCTTCGCCGCGGAGGTGACCGCTGATCGGGCGGTCTCGGTGGACAAGGTCGTCTGCATCGTGACCAGCCGCGATGTCGCGGTCTCCGATCCTGCCGACCACGCGGTACGCGCGTTGAAGCGACTTGTCGATCCCCGAGATCTCCGCCGCGCCCACGAACTACGCTGGGACCATCTCTGGGAACGGATGCTCATCGAATTCGACGGTCACGCCGAACAATTGAGGGTGCTCCGATTGCATCTGTTGCATCTGTTACAGACGGTTTCCCCCAACACCGCTGACTCCGACGCCGGTGTTCCCGCGCGTGGGCTGGCGGGCGAGGCCTACCGGGGGCACGTGTTCTGGGACGAGCTGTTCATCCTGCCCGTGCTCAACCTCCGTTTCCCCGCCATCACCGCATCTGCGCTCCGGTACCGCTACCGGAGACTGGGTGAGGCCCGGCAGGCAGCCAGGAACTCCGGGTATGCGGGCGCAATGTTCCCGTGGCAGTCCGGAAGTGACGGACGGGAAGAAAGCCCGCGAATGCACCTCAATCCACGTTCAGGACACTGGAATCCGGATCCCAGCCACCGCGCTCATCATGTGGGCATCGCGGTGGCCTACAACGTGTGGCAGTACTACCAGACCACCGCCGACGTGGCATATCTCATCGATTTCGGCGCCGAGATGCTCGTCGAGATAGCCCGGTTCTGGGTGAGCCGCACATCCTACGACGTCGGCAGGAAGCGTTACTGCATCAATGGTGTCATCGGTCCCGACGAGTTCCACACGGGCTCTGCCGAGCACCCATTCGAAGGCATCAACAACAACGCGTACACCAACGTGATGGCGGTGTGGGTGATCATCCGCGCCGGGGAGGCCCTCGACCTCCTGCCGCTTCCCGCCCGGCTCGATCTGCGCGAGAGGCTCGGAATCACCGATTCCGAGCTGCTCCGATGGGATGACGTCAGCCGGAACATCTTTGTGCCCTTCCACGAGGAGATGATCAGCCAGTTCGAGGGTTACGAAAATCTGCAGGAGCTCGACTGGACGTCCTACCGAACCCGCTACGACAACATCGGCCGTCTGGATCGGATCCTGGAGGCAGAAGGCGACGACGTGAACCGCTATCGAGCTGCCAAGCAGGCCGACGTGTTGATGCTCCTGTATCTGCTGTCATCCGACGAACTCCGGGAGATCCTCGGCAGGCTCAGATATCGATTGGATCCCGACCGCATTCCGGCCATGGTCGATTACTACCTGGCCAGGACCTCGCACGGATCCACCTTGAGTGCCGTTGTCAACACGTGGGTCCTGGCCCGGGCCAACCGTGATCGGGCCTTGGACTTCTTCGATCAGGTCCTGGCCTCCGACGTCGCGGACATCCAGGGCGGCACCACCGCTGAAGGGATCCATCTCGCGGCGATGGCCGGAAGCGTGGATCTGGTGCAACGCTGCTTCACCGGTCTGGAGACCCGCTGTGACCGCTTGGTGCTGTCTCCGTCCTGGCCGAAAACGGAGCCTCCGTTGGCCGTGTCACTGCACTATCGCGGGCAGCATCTGCATGTCCGCGTAAGTGGACGCGGCGCCCAGGTCAGCGCGGAGTTCCGTCCGGACGCAGTGCCGGTGCTGATCGAATGCCGGGGTCGCGTCGCCTCACTGATGCCGGGCCAGACGCTGACCTTCGAGGCCTGA
- a CDS encoding universal stress protein, which yields MQTDVRVGEPAAELASAARGAALLCLGAASGKKHSRSGALARTLTRHAHTPVALIRRQSDARRSDGTAIVKWIVAILDESHGAEAALRAALDEARSRNAPVLALTSWSTTLRGVGDDNGAGVRQEVQRHLDSSEDSIDLCALPLPADPVRLLEDAGNTVQMVVVAGADAADLHTLTSRRAERVLRQRGCTVLVV from the coding sequence GTGCAGACGGATGTGCGGGTGGGTGAACCTGCCGCCGAACTCGCCTCCGCGGCCCGGGGTGCTGCGTTGTTGTGTCTGGGGGCGGCGTCAGGGAAGAAGCACTCCCGCAGCGGTGCCCTGGCCCGCACACTCACCCGGCACGCGCACACACCGGTGGCGCTGATTCGGCGGCAGTCCGATGCACGCCGCAGCGACGGCACCGCGATCGTGAAGTGGATCGTCGCCATTCTCGATGAGTCTCACGGGGCAGAGGCTGCGCTGCGGGCGGCGCTCGACGAGGCACGGTCGCGCAATGCCCCGGTTCTGGCGCTGACATCGTGGTCGACGACCCTGAGAGGTGTCGGAGACGACAACGGTGCCGGTGTACGGCAGGAGGTGCAGCGACATCTGGACTCGAGCGAGGACAGCATCGACCTGTGTGCGTTGCCCCTCCCCGCGGACCCGGTCAGGTTGCTCGAGGATGCCGGCAACACCGTCCAGATGGTTGTCGTCGCCGGCGCCGATGCCGCTGACCTCCACACTTTGACCAGCAGGCGGGCGGAGAGGGTCCTGCGACAGAGGGGTTGCACAGTGCTCGTCGTCTGA
- a CDS encoding helix-turn-helix domain-containing protein gives MTADLSQTPSLLRAGRDRPDGAVHPACGLTRSGLAQLVGAGVETVSRVLAQFVERGRIITGEEEADVLDAVALRRGALIGRVAPTAAAGRNGPCTSSAAPGLAVHTGDGRGAAGADGCAGG, from the coding sequence ATGACGGCCGATCTCAGCCAAACCCCTTCGCTGCTACGCGCCGGGCGTGACCGCCCGGATGGCGCAGTGCACCCGGCCTGCGGGTTGACCCGCAGTGGGTTGGCTCAACTGGTCGGCGCAGGTGTGGAAACCGTCAGCAGGGTGTTGGCGCAGTTCGTGGAACGGGGCCGGATCATCACAGGTGAGGAAGAGGCGGACGTGCTCGATGCCGTGGCATTGCGTCGCGGCGCCCTGATCGGTCGCGTCGCGCCGACCGCAGCCGCGGGCCGAAATGGCCCATGCACGTCAAGCGCTGCACCGGGCCTGGCAGTGCATACGGGCGACGGGCGAGGAGCCGCTGGTGCAGACGGATGTGCGGGTGGGTGA
- a CDS encoding CBS domain-containing protein: MTTARDIMHTGATCVRYYETLTSAARHMAELGVGALPICGEDDRLHGMLTDRDIVVKCVATGGDPTSMTAAELAQGSAYHVDADADVQQMLETMAQHQVRRLPVIDDHRLIGMVSEADIARHLPDHAVAEFVKAVCAQPAITSGH; encoded by the coding sequence ATGACCACCGCGCGGGACATCATGCACACCGGTGCCACCTGTGTGCGGTACTACGAGACCTTGACGTCTGCCGCCCGACACATGGCCGAACTGGGTGTCGGCGCATTGCCCATCTGCGGTGAGGACGACCGACTGCATGGCATGCTCACCGATCGCGACATAGTGGTCAAGTGTGTGGCGACCGGTGGGGATCCGACTTCCATGACGGCGGCAGAGTTGGCGCAGGGCAGCGCTTATCACGTCGACGCCGACGCAGATGTTCAGCAGATGCTCGAGACCATGGCGCAGCACCAGGTCCGGCGGCTGCCGGTGATCGACGATCACCGACTGATCGGCATGGTGAGCGAGGCCGACATCGCGCGCCATCTCCCCGACCATGCCGTGGCAGAGTTCGTCAAAGCGGTATGCGCACAACCCGCGATCACCAGTGGTCATTGA